In Phocoena sinus isolate mPhoSin1 chromosome 10, mPhoSin1.pri, whole genome shotgun sequence, a single genomic region encodes these proteins:
- the METTL7B gene encoding methyltransferase-like protein 7B isoform X1, which translates to MDTLVRLLQLLVLILTLPLHLMALLGFWEPLCKTYFPYLMAMLTVNCNRKMDSKKQELFSQIKGLAGASGKVALLELGCGTGANFQFYPRGCRITCLDPNPHFEKFLTKSMAKNRHLEYERFVVAFGEDMKQLASGSMDVVVSTLVLCSVQSPKRVLQEVRRVLRPGGMFFFWEHVAEPRGSWAFLWQQVLEPTWKHIGDGCCLTRETWKDLENAQFSELQMERQPPPIKWLPVGPHIMGKAVK; encoded by the exons ATGGACACCCTGGTCCGACTCCTGCAGCTGCTGGTGCTAATCCTGACCCTGCCCCTGCACCTCATGGCTCTGCTGGGTTTCTGGGAGCCCCTGTGCAAGACCTATTTCCCCTACCTCATGGCCATGCTGACAGTCAACTGCAACCGCAAGATGGACAGCAAGAAACAGGAGCTCTTCAGCCAGATAAAGGGGCTGGCAGGAGCCTCGGGGAAGGTGGCCCTGCTGGAGCTGGGCTGTGGCACTGGCGCCAACTTCCAGTTCTACCCACGTGGCTGCAGGATCACCTGCCTGGACCCGAACCCTCACTTTGAGAAGTTCCTGACAAAGAGTATGGCCAAGAATAGGCATCTTGAATATGAACGGTTTGTGGTGGCTTTCGGAGAGGACATGAAACAGCTGGCCAGTGGCTCCATGGACGTGGTGGTCAGCACCTTGGTGCTGTGCTCGGTGCAGAGCCCAAAGAGGGTCCTGCAGGAAGTTCGGAGAGTACTGAGGCCG ggAGGAATGTTTTTTTTCTGGGAGCACGTGGCTGAGCCACGTGGAAGCTGGGCCTTCCTGTGGCAGCAGGTTTTAGAGCCCACCTGGAAACACATTGGGGATGGCTGCTGCCTCACCAGAGAGACCTGGAAAGATCTGGAGAATGCCCAGTTCTCTGAACTCCAAATGGAACGACAACCCCCTCCCATCAAGTGGTTACCCGTTGGGCCCCATATCATGGGAAAGGCAGTGAAATAa
- the METTL7B gene encoding methyltransferase-like protein 7B isoform X2, with translation MDTLVRLLQLLVLILTLPLHLMALLGFWEPLCKTYFPYLMAMLTVNCNRKMDSKKQELFSQIKGLAGASGKVALLELGCGTGANFQFYPRGCRITCLDPNPHFEKFLTKSMAKNRHLEYERFVVAFGEDMKQLASGSMDVVVSTLVLCSVQSPKRVLQEVRRVLRPVTGGSSHSL, from the exons ATGGACACCCTGGTCCGACTCCTGCAGCTGCTGGTGCTAATCCTGACCCTGCCCCTGCACCTCATGGCTCTGCTGGGTTTCTGGGAGCCCCTGTGCAAGACCTATTTCCCCTACCTCATGGCCATGCTGACAGTCAACTGCAACCGCAAGATGGACAGCAAGAAACAGGAGCTCTTCAGCCAGATAAAGGGGCTGGCAGGAGCCTCGGGGAAGGTGGCCCTGCTGGAGCTGGGCTGTGGCACTGGCGCCAACTTCCAGTTCTACCCACGTGGCTGCAGGATCACCTGCCTGGACCCGAACCCTCACTTTGAGAAGTTCCTGACAAAGAGTATGGCCAAGAATAGGCATCTTGAATATGAACGGTTTGTGGTGGCTTTCGGAGAGGACATGAAACAGCTGGCCAGTGGCTCCATGGACGTGGTGGTCAGCACCTTGGTGCTGTGCTCGGTGCAGAGCCCAAAGAGGGTCCTGCAGGAAGTTCGGAGAGTACTGAGGCCG GTCACAGGAGGCTCTTCACACTCACTTTGA